In Bacillus cytotoxicus NVH 391-98, the following are encoded in one genomic region:
- the pdxK gene encoding pyridoxine/pyridoxal/pyridoxamine kinase: MTLNKALTIAGSDTSGGAGIQADLKTFQELGVYGMTSLTTIVTMDPHNSWAHNVFPIPVSTLKPQLETTIEGVGVDALKTGMLGSVEIIEMVAETIEKHNLKNVVVDPVMVCKGADEALHPETNDCLRDVLVPKALIVTPNLFEAYQLSGVKITTLADMKEAAKKIHALGAKYVLIKGGSKLGTETAIDVLYDGETFELLESEKIDTTNTHGAGCTYSAAITAELAKGKSVKEAVKVAKEFITAAIRHSFKINEYVGPTHHGAYRKFAGKELV; encoded by the coding sequence ATGACATTAAATAAAGCACTTACAATTGCTGGTTCTGACACAAGCGGTGGTGCCGGAATACAAGCAGATTTAAAAACATTCCAAGAACTTGGTGTATACGGAATGACATCTCTTACAACAATCGTAACAATGGATCCACATAATAGCTGGGCACATAACGTATTTCCTATCCCTGTTTCTACATTAAAACCACAATTGGAAACAACAATTGAAGGTGTCGGTGTAGATGCATTAAAAACAGGCATGCTTGGATCCGTAGAGATTATCGAAATGGTTGCTGAGACAATCGAAAAACATAATCTAAAAAACGTTGTCGTAGATCCAGTTATGGTTTGTAAAGGGGCAGACGAAGCCTTGCATCCGGAAACAAATGACTGCTTACGTGATGTTCTTGTACCAAAAGCATTAATTGTAACACCAAATTTATTTGAAGCATATCAATTAAGTGGTGTGAAAATTACTACTCTTGCAGACATGAAAGAAGCAGCAAAAAAAATTCATGCTTTAGGTGCAAAATATGTACTAATTAAAGGCGGTAGCAAATTAGGTACAGAAACAGCAATTGATGTATTATATGATGGTGAAACATTTGAACTTTTAGAATCAGAGAAAATTGATACAACAAATACACATGGTGCAGGTTGCACATACTCAGCAGCCATTACAGCTGAACTTGCAAAAGGTAAATCTGTAAAAGAAGCTGTAAAAGTTGCGAAGGAATTCATTACTGCGGCGATTCGTCATTCGTTTAAAATCAACGAATATGTAGGCCCAACACATCACGGTGCATATCGTAAATTTGCCGGAAAAGAACTTGTATAA
- a CDS encoding bifunctional O-acetylhomoserine aminocarboxypropyltransferase/cysteine synthase, with translation MSESWGKGTICVQGGYTPKNGEPRVLPLYQSTTYKYDTSDDLAALFNLEAEGYIYTRIGNPTIAAFEQKLAELEGGVGAVATASGQAAIMLAILNICSSGDHLLCSSTVYGGTFNLFGVSLRKLGIDVTFFNPNLSADEIVALANDKTKLIYAESLGNPAMNVLNFKEFSRAAKELDVPFIVDNTLATPYLCQAFEHGANIVVHSTTKYIDGHASSLGGVVIDGGNFDWTNGKYPELVEPDSSYHGVSYVKDFGEAAYIVKARVQLLRDYGNCMSPFNAYISNIGLETLHLRMERHSENALTIAKWLAKHERIEWINYPGLEGNENYPLAQKYLSKGASGVLTFGIKGGLEAAKEFIANVNLATLVTHVADARTCVIHPASTTHRQLTEEDQRLAGVTSDLIRLSVGIEDVSDIIADLEAALIGGKTNANHN, from the coding sequence ATGAGCGAATCATGGGGAAAAGGAACGATCTGTGTGCAAGGGGGATATACACCAAAGAATGGGGAGCCGCGCGTTCTACCACTTTATCAAAGTACAACATATAAATATGACACCTCAGATGATTTGGCGGCGCTTTTTAATTTAGAAGCAGAAGGGTATATCTATACGCGTATTGGGAATCCGACAATTGCAGCATTTGAGCAGAAGTTAGCAGAACTAGAGGGTGGTGTCGGTGCTGTTGCAACAGCTTCCGGTCAGGCTGCTATTATGCTTGCTATTTTAAATATTTGTAGCAGTGGTGACCATTTACTTTGTTCTTCAACTGTTTATGGAGGAACTTTTAACTTATTTGGAGTTAGTTTGCGTAAGCTTGGAATTGATGTTACATTTTTTAATCCGAACTTATCCGCTGATGAAATTGTGGCGCTTGCCAATGATAAAACAAAGCTTATTTATGCAGAATCACTTGGAAATCCAGCTATGAACGTTTTGAATTTCAAGGAATTTTCTCGTGCTGCAAAAGAACTAGACGTACCGTTTATTGTTGATAACACATTAGCAACGCCATATTTATGTCAGGCGTTTGAGCATGGAGCAAATATTGTGGTCCATTCTACAACAAAGTATATTGATGGGCATGCAAGCTCATTAGGTGGCGTTGTAATTGATGGAGGGAATTTTGATTGGACGAATGGAAAGTATCCCGAACTTGTAGAACCTGACTCAAGTTATCATGGTGTAAGTTATGTGAAGGATTTTGGGGAAGCAGCATATATTGTAAAAGCGCGTGTTCAATTGTTAAGAGACTATGGAAATTGTATGAGCCCCTTCAATGCATATATTAGCAATATTGGTTTAGAAACGTTGCATTTGAGAATGGAACGCCATAGTGAAAATGCTCTTACAATTGCAAAGTGGCTTGCTAAGCATGAGCGTATTGAGTGGATTAATTATCCAGGATTAGAGGGTAACGAAAATTATCCATTGGCACAAAAATACTTATCGAAAGGTGCAAGTGGAGTTTTAACGTTTGGAATTAAAGGCGGACTAGAAGCGGCGAAAGAATTTATAGCAAATGTGAATTTGGCAACGCTTGTAACACATGTTGCAGATGCAAGAACTTGTGTTATTCACCCTGCTAGTACAACACATAGACAGTTAACGGAAGAAGATCAACGTTTAGCCGGTGTTACGTCAGATTTAATTCGTTTATCAGTTGGTATAGAAGATGTTTCTGATATTATTGCTGATTTGGAAGCAGCTTTAATTGGAGGCAAAACAAATGCCAATCATAATTGA
- a CDS encoding YbdD/YjiX family protein: MLKKFGNIWGARKQFISLLVGVPSYETYVIHMKENHPGEPILCRKQFFAEAQEARFNAKGGKVSRCC, from the coding sequence ATGCTTAAAAAATTCGGAAACATATGGGGAGCAAGAAAACAATTCATTAGCTTGCTTGTTGGAGTTCCAAGTTATGAAACATATGTCATTCATATGAAAGAAAATCATCCTGGAGAGCCTATATTATGCCGAAAACAATTTTTTGCAGAGGCACAAGAAGCAAGATTTAATGCAAAAGGAGGAAAAGTATCAAGGTGTTGTTAA
- a CDS encoding uracil-DNA glycosylase, with protein MKKILKNDWEPILGPEFEKPYYQNLRQFLKEEYSMRVIYPNANDIFNALHYTSYEDTKVVILGQDPYHGPNQAHGLSFSVQPGVRVPPSLQNMYKELKADIGCEIPNHGYLVKWAEQGVLLLNTVLTVRQGEANSHKGKGWEQFTDRVIELLNEREKPVIFILWGRHAQAKKKRITNPNHYIIESVHPSPLSASRGFFGSKPFSKVNRFLSSIGEKEIDWQIPNL; from the coding sequence ATGAAAAAAATTTTAAAGAATGATTGGGAACCAATACTTGGACCAGAGTTTGAGAAGCCATATTATCAAAACTTAAGACAATTTTTGAAAGAAGAGTATAGTATGCGGGTCATATATCCAAATGCAAATGATATTTTTAACGCACTACATTATACGAGTTATGAGGATACAAAGGTTGTGATTTTAGGGCAGGATCCGTATCATGGACCAAACCAAGCACACGGATTAAGTTTTTCTGTACAACCAGGAGTAAGGGTACCACCATCTTTACAAAATATGTATAAGGAACTAAAAGCAGACATTGGATGTGAAATTCCGAATCATGGTTATTTAGTAAAATGGGCAGAGCAAGGCGTATTATTGCTTAATACTGTTTTAACAGTTCGCCAAGGAGAGGCGAATTCTCATAAAGGAAAAGGATGGGAACAGTTCACAGACCGTGTTATTGAGTTATTAAATGAGCGGGAAAAACCAGTCATCTTCATATTATGGGGGCGTCACGCACAAGCAAAGAAAAAACGAATTACGAATCCGAATCACTATATCATTGAGTCTGTACATCCAAGTCCGCTTTCAGCAAGCCGCGGCTTTTTTGGCAGCAAGCCCTTTTCGAAAGTAAATCGCTTTTTATCTAGCATTGGTGAAAAAGAAATTGATTGGCAAATTCCAAATTTATAA
- a CDS encoding YbjQ family protein — MLMVSTGSVPTKTITGILGLVTGSVVQSRCVGKDLFASLKSIVGGELVSYTERLEDSKKIVKERMEKEAKELGGNALVGLHFEMAAGQGSSELIGYGTAVIIE, encoded by the coding sequence ATGTTGATGGTATCTACAGGTTCCGTACCAACAAAAACCATTACAGGCATTCTTGGATTAGTAACGGGAAGTGTTGTTCAATCACGTTGCGTTGGAAAAGATTTATTTGCGAGTTTAAAGTCAATTGTTGGTGGAGAACTAGTCAGTTATACAGAAAGGCTAGAGGATTCTAAGAAAATAGTAAAAGAACGTATGGAGAAAGAGGCAAAAGAGTTAGGGGGCAATGCCCTTGTTGGTCTGCACTTTGAGATGGCCGCTGGGCAAGGTTCTTCAGAATTAATCGGTTATGGCACAGCTGTGATTATAGAGTAG
- the metA gene encoding homoserine O-acetyltransferase MetA, which yields MPIIIDKDLPARKVLQEENIFTMTKERAEKQDIRALKIAILNLMPKKQETEAQLLRLLGNTPLQLDMHLLHMESHISRNVAQDHLTSFYKTFRDIEKERFDGLIITGAPIETLPFEDVDYWEELKKIMDYSKTNVTSTLHICWGAQAGLYYHYGIPKYPLAEKMFGVFEHEVLEQHVKLLQGFDELFFAPHSRHTEVHAADIEKVEDLKLLAISEEAGVYLVIGQNGKHIFVLGHSEYSCDTLKREYERDIQRGLNIAVPKNYFKYNNPDEKPLVRWRSHGNLLFSNWLNYYVYQETPYIL from the coding sequence ATGCCAATCATAATTGACAAGGATTTACCAGCTCGTAAAGTGTTGCAAGAAGAAAATATTTTTACCATGACAAAGGAGCGAGCAGAAAAACAAGATATTAGAGCTTTAAAAATTGCAATTTTGAACTTAATGCCCAAAAAGCAAGAAACCGAGGCACAATTACTTAGATTACTCGGTAATACGCCCCTCCAATTGGATATGCATTTACTTCATATGGAGTCGCATATTTCTCGCAATGTAGCGCAAGATCATTTAACAAGTTTTTATAAAACATTTCGCGATATTGAAAAAGAGAGATTTGATGGGCTTATTATTACAGGAGCTCCGATTGAAACTCTTCCATTTGAAGATGTGGATTATTGGGAAGAACTCAAGAAAATCATGGATTATTCGAAAACGAATGTAACGTCTACATTGCATATTTGTTGGGGAGCACAAGCTGGATTGTACTATCATTATGGGATTCCTAAATATCCGCTTGCAGAAAAAATGTTCGGTGTGTTCGAACATGAAGTACTTGAGCAACATGTGAAATTATTACAAGGATTTGATGAGCTCTTTTTTGCACCGCATTCTCGTCATACAGAAGTACATGCAGCAGACATAGAAAAGGTAGAAGACTTGAAATTGCTTGCGATTTCAGAAGAAGCGGGTGTTTATCTTGTTATCGGACAAAATGGAAAACATATTTTTGTTCTTGGGCATAGCGAATATAGCTGTGATACATTAAAACGAGAATATGAACGGGATATACAAAGAGGATTGAATATAGCAGTTCCAAAAAACTATTTCAAGTATAATAATCCAGATGAAAAACCACTTGTTAGATGGCGAAGTCATGGCAATTTACTATTTTCGAATTGGCTTAATTATTATGTGTATCAGGAAACCCCTTATATTTTGTAA
- a CDS encoding homoserine dehydrogenase yields the protein MNEIQVGLLGLGTVGSGVVRIIENHQDRLMHQVGCPVKVAKVLVQNIDKEREVQVPPHLLTKRANEIIDDPNIDVVIEVMGGIEEAKAYILQALKNGKHVVTANKDLMALHGAELLTVAKENSADLFYEASVAGGIPILRSIVEGLSSDLITKVMGIVNGTTNFILTKMSDEGRAYDDVLREAQQLGFAEADPTSDVEGLDAARKMTILATLGFSTNVELGDVKVKGITSITEEDIAYSKSLGYTIKLIGLAKRDGDRLEVTVEPTLLSNTHPLAAVQNEYNAVYVYGEAVGETMFYGPGAGSLPTATAVVSDLVAVMQNIRLGVTGNSAVSPQYEKVLKEPHEIFVKKFLRLHVKDEIGVFAKITSLFSERGVSFEKIIQMPLQEKGKAEIVIVTHRASLADYEYILHTLGSYEEVDCVKANYRIEGDAK from the coding sequence ATGAATGAAATTCAGGTAGGGTTATTAGGACTTGGAACAGTCGGAAGCGGTGTGGTTCGTATTATTGAGAACCATCAGGATCGATTAATGCACCAAGTAGGTTGCCCAGTGAAAGTAGCAAAAGTACTAGTACAAAATATAGATAAAGAACGTGAGGTCCAAGTCCCCCCTCATTTATTAACGAAGCGTGCAAATGAAATTATAGATGATCCGAATATTGATGTTGTTATTGAAGTAATGGGTGGAATAGAAGAAGCAAAAGCTTACATTTTACAAGCTTTAAAGAATGGAAAACATGTTGTTACTGCCAATAAAGATTTAATGGCATTACATGGGGCAGAGCTTTTAACAGTAGCAAAAGAAAACAGTGCGGATTTATTTTATGAGGCAAGTGTTGCAGGTGGCATCCCTATTTTACGAAGCATTGTAGAGGGGCTTTCCTCAGATTTGATTACAAAAGTAATGGGGATTGTGAATGGTACAACAAATTTTATTTTGACAAAAATGTCTGACGAAGGGAGAGCGTATGACGACGTGTTAAGGGAAGCGCAACAGCTTGGATTTGCTGAGGCAGATCCAACATCAGACGTAGAAGGGTTAGATGCGGCAAGAAAGATGACGATTTTAGCAACTCTTGGTTTCTCTACCAATGTAGAACTTGGAGATGTGAAAGTGAAGGGGATTACTTCTATTACGGAAGAAGATATTGCATATAGCAAAAGTTTAGGCTATACCATCAAGCTAATCGGACTTGCAAAGCGTGATGGTGACAGGTTAGAAGTAACAGTTGAGCCAACGTTGCTTTCTAATACACATCCTCTAGCAGCTGTTCAAAATGAATATAATGCTGTATATGTATACGGGGAGGCAGTAGGAGAGACGATGTTTTATGGACCGGGTGCTGGAAGTTTACCAACAGCAACAGCGGTTGTTTCTGACCTCGTTGCTGTTATGCAAAATATTCGCCTTGGTGTAACGGGGAATAGTGCAGTTTCTCCACAGTATGAGAAAGTATTAAAAGAGCCTCATGAAATTTTTGTGAAAAAGTTTTTACGATTGCATGTAAAAGATGAAATTGGTGTATTTGCAAAAATTACATCGCTATTCTCTGAACGAGGTGTAAGCTTTGAAAAAATTATTCAAATGCCACTTCAGGAGAAAGGAAAAGCTGAAATTGTTATCGTTACTCATCGTGCATCTCTTGCAGACTATGAATATATTTTACATACATTGGGATCATATGAGGAAGTAGATTGTGTGAAAGCAAACTATCGAATTGAAGGGGATGCGAAGTAA
- a CDS encoding DUF3817 domain-containing protein encodes MLSTPVGRLRAIGFVEGISFLLLLFVAMPLKYFAGFAAAVKITGMAHGVLFILFIFAVIQVTIANRKSILWVLGALLASVIPFGTFVLDAKLKNEQ; translated from the coding sequence ATGTTATCTACACCAGTTGGACGATTAAGAGCAATCGGATTTGTCGAAGGGATTTCTTTTCTATTACTATTATTTGTAGCGATGCCATTAAAATATTTTGCAGGATTTGCAGCAGCTGTGAAAATTACAGGTATGGCTCACGGTGTATTATTTATTTTATTTATCTTTGCAGTCATTCAAGTAACGATTGCAAACCGTAAATCTATTTTATGGGTTCTTGGTGCACTTCTTGCATCCGTTATTCCGTTTGGCACATTCGTACTAGATGCAAAATTAAAAAATGAACAATAA
- a CDS encoding ABC transporter permease subunit, producing the protein MREFANLVLNESEKIYRKKRIFVVMLILVILIPLFVYAQYREIQTTQKRLGTNDWKVALQQQIVDSQNRLNNSRLPEEWRDWLKVRVEQQQYYLDHNINPAAPGAPTFVRAFIEQGITLFIPLLVMIVTIDIVSGERSDGTMKLLLTRPIRRWKILLSKYVTMLLFISLIVLLVGLFSYILSGIVFGYAGWDLPVLTGFVIDKETLNTNFVHLIPQSQYNLMAYGLAWFVAIVVGTISFMVSVLIRNTPAGMGIMLAALIAGGILSSFATSWEGAKYIFSVNLSLTDYLSGNLPALQGLSMGFSLMNLTIWAVVSLVVSFVVFTKQDMVN; encoded by the coding sequence ATGCGTGAATTTGCGAATCTTGTTTTGAATGAATCTGAGAAAATTTATCGCAAGAAACGTATTTTTGTGGTGATGTTAATATTAGTCATTCTCATTCCGCTTTTTGTATACGCGCAGTATAGAGAGATACAAACAACGCAAAAACGACTTGGGACAAATGATTGGAAAGTTGCACTTCAACAGCAAATTGTCGATTCGCAAAATCGTTTGAACAATTCTAGATTGCCAGAAGAGTGGCGGGATTGGCTTAAAGTTAGAGTAGAGCAACAACAATATTATTTAGATCATAACATTAATCCAGCAGCACCGGGAGCACCAACTTTTGTAAGGGCGTTCATTGAACAAGGGATTACATTGTTTATCCCACTTCTTGTCATGATTGTGACAATTGATATTGTATCGGGCGAAAGAAGTGATGGGACAATGAAACTGCTTTTAACTCGTCCAATTAGGCGCTGGAAAATTCTCTTGAGTAAATATGTTACGATGCTTTTGTTTATTTCGCTTATCGTATTACTTGTTGGCCTTTTCTCTTATATACTATCTGGCATTGTTTTTGGATATGCAGGATGGGACTTACCTGTGTTAACAGGGTTTGTCATTGATAAGGAAACATTAAATACGAATTTTGTACACTTAATCCCGCAATCGCAATATAATTTAATGGCGTATGGGTTAGCGTGGTTTGTAGCAATTGTTGTTGGGACAATCTCCTTCATGGTTTCCGTTTTGATTCGTAATACGCCCGCTGGTATGGGGATCATGTTAGCAGCTTTAATTGCTGGTGGTATTTTAAGTTCTTTTGCCACATCATGGGAAGGCGCAAAATATATATTCAGCGTCAATTTATCATTAACAGATTATTTATCCGGAAATTTACCAGCGCTACAAGGTTTATCGATGGGATTTTCGTTAATGAATTTAACAATTTGGGCAGTGGTCTCTCTCGTTGTTTCCTTTGTAGTGTTTACGAAGCAAGATATGGTTAATTAA
- a CDS encoding ABC transporter ATP-binding protein → MTTILSVRNVKKVIGKKTLVENISFDVKQGEVFGFLGPNGAGKTTTIRMLVGLIQATEGEISIGGYHIKDNFREAMRQIGSIVENPELYTYLTGFENLKQFARMLGGIPDERIFEIAKMVHLDERIHDKVKTYSLGMKQRLGIAQALLGRPKLLILDEPTNGLDPAGIRELREFIHKLVREEKMSVFISSHLLSEVQMICDRVAIIQKGKIITVAPIEELIKAASDRVEWIVTPILKAKDLLEKSEEVTEISIDHHRLLCRMDVKSISSWNKRFVESEIEVHSVKELVFTLEDLFIELTRGEAHA, encoded by the coding sequence ATGACGACAATCCTTTCAGTAAGGAATGTAAAAAAGGTTATCGGAAAGAAGACGCTTGTAGAAAATATTTCATTTGATGTTAAACAAGGGGAAGTGTTTGGTTTTCTTGGACCAAATGGCGCAGGGAAAACGACAACCATTCGAATGTTAGTTGGACTGATTCAGGCAACGGAAGGTGAAATTTCTATCGGTGGTTATCATATTAAGGACAATTTTCGAGAAGCCATGCGACAAATTGGTAGTATTGTTGAAAATCCAGAGCTTTATACGTACTTAACAGGTTTTGAAAATTTAAAGCAATTTGCAAGGATGTTAGGCGGTATACCAGATGAGCGTATTTTTGAAATTGCAAAGATGGTTCATTTAGATGAAAGAATCCATGATAAAGTAAAAACATATTCTCTTGGAATGAAGCAACGCCTTGGAATTGCACAAGCTCTTCTTGGAAGACCGAAACTGCTTATATTAGACGAGCCAACAAATGGATTAGATCCAGCTGGTATAAGAGAGTTAAGAGAATTTATACATAAGCTGGTGAGAGAGGAAAAGATGAGTGTATTTATTTCAAGTCATTTATTAAGTGAAGTGCAAATGATATGTGATCGCGTAGCTATTATTCAGAAAGGCAAGATTATTACAGTTGCTCCTATTGAAGAGTTAATAAAAGCTGCAAGCGACCGCGTAGAGTGGATTGTTACACCCATTTTGAAGGCGAAAGATCTATTGGAAAAATCAGAAGAAGTGACTGAAATTAGCATAGATCATCATCGTTTACTATGCCGTATGGATGTGAAATCAATTAGCAGTTGGAATAAGCGGTTTGTAGAGAGTGAGATAGAGGTACATAGTGTGAAAGAACTTGTGTTTACATTAGAAGATCTATTTATTGAACTCACAAGAGGTGAGGCGCATGCGTGA
- a CDS encoding SGNH/GDSL hydrolase family protein, with product MRAKLVKVILLLTVASFCLFAYGFLSGIHDVLNPKASNVVMKREEAQGKEKKKAGTLQVVSLGDSLTRGVGDKEGIGYVGRMKEDLEKGDKTKVAITNLAVSGAKMADLLQQIESSGARYSIKRADLIVLTIGGNDLFPGWESLEKIDLETYRPDTEMFQNQARKIITEIRKLNADSPIFWLGLYNPFEDVEDLKGSSNIVVDWNAALEKIAVSHKNVYIVPTFDLFQNRGKELLYSDHFHPNEIGYSYMADRLVQNVVSKLKLQGGGAK from the coding sequence ATGAGGGCAAAATTAGTAAAGGTAATATTACTTCTTACGGTGGCGTCTTTTTGCTTATTTGCATACGGTTTTCTTTCAGGTATTCATGATGTATTAAATCCAAAAGCTTCGAATGTAGTCATGAAACGAGAAGAGGCGCAAGGAAAAGAAAAAAAGAAAGCTGGGACGTTACAAGTAGTTAGCTTAGGAGACTCGCTAACGAGAGGTGTTGGCGATAAAGAAGGAATTGGTTATGTTGGACGCATGAAAGAAGATTTGGAAAAAGGGGATAAGACAAAAGTTGCAATAACGAATTTAGCTGTTAGTGGAGCGAAGATGGCGGATTTGTTACAGCAAATCGAGAGTAGCGGCGCTAGATATTCCATTAAGCGTGCGGATCTTATTGTGCTAACAATTGGGGGGAATGATTTATTCCCAGGTTGGGAATCGCTTGAGAAAATAGACTTGGAAACATATCGCCCAGATACGGAAATGTTTCAAAATCAAGCAAGGAAAATTATAACAGAAATTCGTAAATTAAATGCGGATAGTCCTATTTTTTGGCTAGGGTTATATAATCCTTTCGAAGATGTAGAAGACTTAAAAGGTTCATCAAATATTGTTGTAGATTGGAATGCAGCGTTAGAAAAAATAGCAGTCAGTCATAAAAATGTATACATTGTACCGACATTCGATTTGTTTCAAAATCGCGGAAAAGAACTATTGTATTCAGATCATTTTCATCCGAATGAAATAGGTTACTCATATATGGCAGATCGCTTAGTGCAAAATGTTGTAAGTAAGCTGAAACTACAAGGGGGAGGGGCAAAATGA